A window of the Desulfovulcanus ferrireducens genome harbors these coding sequences:
- a CDS encoding tetratricopeptide repeat protein, translating to MVANKIPAIVCTASDLNFENDKHNLECLGIRITNRFSSGIAVIDYAKFNKLCLVIADNQLSDMSVIDLVHKLQNKLQNKFIPIVVISDRSERDFVLDIIAAGCTGFVIRPYHLKTLQEHIKNSLSLFYFNEIDDELLKNAMNDITKGNYDHAIESLNEIIDVEKKDAQYYFDLGNSYLLEEKFTKAIIAFNKALKINNLFIKAYKGLAEAYKGKNNIKKYKYYLSKCAEEYAKRDNFEEVKKLFIEILKVDPYSPNPYNNLGINLRKKGQYNLAIDAYRKALALDPKDENIYFNMAKAYFFMKQYADAKKFTLKALNLNPNFAVAETLLKNLNKKLKKYAQS from the coding sequence ATGGTAGCAAATAAAATACCGGCCATTGTTTGTACTGCATCAGATCTAAACTTTGAAAATGATAAACATAATCTCGAATGTTTAGGCATTCGTATCACCAATAGATTTTCTTCGGGTATCGCAGTCATAGACTATGCTAAATTTAATAAACTTTGCCTGGTTATCGCTGATAATCAACTGAGTGACATGAGCGTCATTGACCTCGTACATAAATTACAAAATAAATTACAAAATAAATTTATTCCTATCGTTGTGATCTCTGATCGGTCAGAGCGTGATTTTGTCTTAGACATTATTGCAGCCGGCTGTACAGGTTTTGTCATTCGACCTTATCATTTAAAAACTTTACAAGAACATATAAAAAATTCACTAAGTTTGTTTTACTTTAATGAAATCGATGATGAGTTGCTAAAAAACGCAATGAACGACATCACTAAGGGTAATTATGACCATGCCATAGAAAGCTTAAATGAAATTATTGATGTTGAAAAAAAAGATGCTCAATATTATTTTGATCTTGGAAACTCATACTTGCTAGAAGAAAAATTTACAAAAGCAATAATCGCCTTTAATAAGGCCTTAAAAATAAACAATCTTTTCATAAAGGCATACAAAGGGCTTGCAGAAGCATATAAAGGCAAAAATAACATAAAAAAATACAAGTATTACTTAAGTAAATGCGCTGAAGAATATGCAAAAAGAGATAATTTTGAGGAAGTAAAAAAATTATTTATTGAAATTTTAAAAGTAGATCCATATTCTCCTAATCCTTATAATAATTTAGGGATAAATCTTAGAAAAAAAGGTCAATACAACTTGGCAATCGATGCATACCGCAAGGCTTTGGCTCTGGATCCAAAGGATGAGAACATCTATTTTAATATGGCAAAAGCTTATTTTTTTATGAAGCAGTATGCCGATGCAAAAAAATTCACTTTAAAAGCATTAAATTTAAACCCTAATTTCGCCGTTGCTGAAACTCTTTTAAAAAATCTTAACAAAAAATTGAAAAAATATGCTCAAAGTTAA
- the nadB gene encoding L-aspartate oxidase, translating to MSSRLKTQVLVIGSGIAGCTAALTLAEFGVEVLLVTAGKNLDDGNTALAQGGIVYRSENDNPKLLEKDILTAGWNHNYLRAVRYLCRKGPEVVKELLIEKFNVPFELNDPSRHYLTKEGGHSQARILFCADYTGRAIMDVLAQRVVANPQIKVLTNRTAIDLLTSHHHSTRLEFKYHLKNQCVGAYVLNNQTNTVETILADFTVLATGGIGQIYLHTTNTASSIGSCLAMAHRAGARIMNVEFVQFHPTALFHRSERKFLISEAVRGEGAKLINSQGKPFMSIYDPRGDLAPRDIVTRAIIEEMLKRGEDCVYLDAASHISKDLKERFPTIYKKCLEIGIDITKEPIPVVPAAHYFCGGILVDLHGRTTIDRLYAGGECSCTGVHGANRLASTSLLEGLLWGYSIGQDIGQRYRQRTRLSQRIQESIPDWRFSGNEQNEDPALIAQDWATIKHTMWNYVGIVRTSSRLKRAFEDLRNLNKRLHDFYRETPISKPLVDLFHGCQAAYIITTAAMRNEQSTGCHFRQDRPYKKK from the coding sequence ATGTCCAGTAGATTAAAAACCCAAGTTCTCGTTATTGGCTCTGGCATTGCCGGATGTACTGCCGCCCTGACCCTAGCAGAATTCGGTGTGGAAGTACTGCTTGTTACTGCAGGCAAAAATCTTGACGATGGAAACACTGCCCTGGCCCAAGGTGGCATAGTTTACCGCTCAGAAAACGATAACCCTAAACTTCTGGAAAAGGATATCCTCACTGCCGGATGGAATCACAACTATCTGCGGGCGGTACGTTATCTCTGCCGTAAAGGCCCGGAAGTGGTTAAGGAACTTCTCATTGAAAAATTTAATGTCCCTTTTGAACTTAATGATCCCAGCCGACATTATCTAACCAAAGAAGGTGGCCACAGTCAGGCCAGAATCCTCTTTTGTGCTGATTATACCGGCCGAGCCATAATGGATGTTCTGGCCCAAAGAGTTGTGGCCAATCCCCAAATCAAGGTCCTGACCAACCGCACAGCCATAGATCTTCTGACCTCGCACCACCACAGTACCAGGCTGGAATTTAAATATCATCTGAAAAACCAGTGCGTTGGGGCCTATGTCCTAAATAACCAGACAAATACTGTTGAGACTATACTTGCTGACTTTACTGTCCTGGCCACCGGCGGCATTGGCCAGATTTATTTACATACGACCAATACGGCTTCATCCATTGGCTCATGCTTGGCAATGGCTCATAGGGCAGGAGCCAGGATAATGAATGTAGAATTTGTCCAATTCCATCCCACAGCCCTATTTCACCGCTCAGAAAGAAAATTTCTCATTTCCGAGGCAGTACGCGGCGAGGGCGCAAAGTTAATTAACAGCCAAGGCAAACCATTCATGTCCATCTATGACCCCAGAGGCGATCTGGCTCCGAGAGATATTGTTACCAGGGCTATAATTGAAGAAATGCTTAAACGAGGTGAGGATTGTGTATATCTGGATGCTGCTTCGCACATCAGTAAAGACTTAAAGGAACGCTTCCCCACTATTTATAAAAAATGTTTGGAAATAGGTATTGATATTACCAAGGAGCCAATACCGGTCGTCCCCGCTGCCCATTATTTTTGTGGCGGTATATTAGTAGATCTGCACGGCCGGACAACAATTGACCGCTTATATGCTGGTGGCGAGTGCTCTTGCACTGGAGTACATGGAGCCAATAGGCTCGCCAGCACCTCACTGTTAGAGGGCTTGTTATGGGGCTATAGTATTGGCCAAGATATTGGCCAAAGATACCGTCAGAGAACAAGGTTAAGTCAAAGAATTCAGGAATCTATACCTGATTGGCGTTTTTCAGGCAATGAGCAAAACGAAGACCCTGCTCTCATAGCCCAAGACTGGGCTACTATCAAACATACCATGTGGAACTATGTGGGCATAGTACGCACTTCATCCAGGCTAAAACGAGCTTTTGAAGACCTGCGTAACTTAAATAAACGGCTGCATGATTTTTACCGTGAAACCCCCATATCCAAACCTCTTGTTGATCTTTTCCACGGCTGTCAGGCAGCTTATATCATTACCACTGCAGCAATGCGGAATGAGCAAAGCACAGGTTGTCACTTCCGCCAAGACAGGCCTTATAAGAAAAAATAG
- the secD gene encoding protein translocase subunit SecD, which produces MQGSLRWRIILIIFVLGLGLIYALPSVPGIKKSALTKILPDNEINLGLDLKGGIHLTLGVDVQKAIENSLAQMGQDIRSEAREESILVLRPRVVQGGKLEFVLLKSDQQEALEDMLEQKFSQLKIVSREPLEQGKVRYVLGMTPKYKEHLTKLTIDQAIKTIRNRIDQFGVAEPDIRKQEGNRIQVQLPGLDDPQRAIKVIGKTAHLEFKLVDDEADIKKALKGILPPGRELAFIYKKLPDGSTSKQPIVLRKEAVLTGEYITDANTAFDSYGQPYVSLSFNKRGSRIFERVTGENVKKRLAIVLDGKVYSAPVIQEKISGGRASITGRFTTEEAHDLAIVLRAGSLPAPVHVMEERSVGPSLGQESIEKGIFSALIGGAVVLVFMVVYYGFAGIVADIALLFNILLIMAGLAGFGATLTLPGIAGIILTIGMAVDANVLIFERIREELRRGLSPRAAIDEGFGRATLTILDANVTTIIAAIILYQFGTGPIRGFAVTLTLGILASMFTAIFVSRVIFDLWLTRRKAGTALSI; this is translated from the coding sequence ATGCAGGGGAGTTTGCGCTGGAGAATAATCCTTATCATTTTTGTTTTAGGCTTGGGCCTGATATACGCCTTGCCGTCTGTTCCCGGAATCAAAAAATCAGCTTTAACCAAGATTCTGCCTGATAATGAAATAAATTTGGGCCTGGATCTTAAAGGTGGTATTCACTTAACTCTGGGAGTGGATGTACAAAAAGCCATCGAGAACTCATTGGCGCAGATGGGACAGGACATTCGTTCTGAAGCCAGAGAAGAAAGTATTCTTGTGCTAAGGCCCAGGGTTGTTCAAGGTGGGAAGTTGGAGTTTGTGCTTCTTAAGAGCGACCAGCAAGAAGCCTTGGAAGACATGCTGGAGCAAAAGTTCAGCCAACTAAAAATTGTGTCTCGGGAGCCACTGGAGCAGGGCAAGGTTAGGTACGTGCTGGGCATGACTCCAAAATATAAGGAACATTTGACCAAATTAACTATTGATCAGGCCATTAAAACTATTCGAAACCGTATAGATCAATTTGGGGTTGCCGAACCAGACATCCGAAAACAAGAGGGCAATCGAATCCAGGTGCAGTTGCCAGGATTGGATGATCCCCAACGGGCGATTAAGGTGATTGGCAAAACCGCGCATCTCGAATTTAAACTTGTGGATGACGAAGCCGATATTAAGAAAGCATTGAAGGGGATCCTTCCGCCTGGAAGGGAGCTTGCCTTTATATATAAAAAATTGCCTGATGGAAGTACGTCCAAACAGCCTATCGTGCTTAGAAAAGAAGCTGTGCTCACGGGTGAATATATTACTGATGCCAATACTGCCTTTGACTCCTATGGCCAACCGTATGTCTCTTTAAGCTTCAATAAGCGTGGTTCCAGGATTTTTGAGCGGGTCACAGGGGAAAATGTAAAGAAGAGATTGGCCATTGTTTTAGACGGTAAGGTTTATTCAGCGCCGGTGATCCAGGAGAAGATTAGTGGTGGTCGGGCCAGTATTACCGGGCGGTTTACCACTGAAGAGGCCCATGATTTGGCCATTGTTCTCAGAGCTGGTTCTTTGCCCGCACCAGTTCATGTTATGGAAGAAAGAAGCGTGGGACCATCATTAGGTCAGGAATCTATTGAGAAGGGTATTTTTTCAGCTCTCATAGGCGGGGCTGTCGTCTTGGTTTTTATGGTTGTTTATTATGGCTTTGCCGGTATTGTTGCCGACATTGCTCTTCTTTTTAATATTTTATTGATCATGGCTGGTTTGGCCGGTTTTGGGGCTACTCTGACCTTGCCTGGTATTGCCGGTATAATTTTGACCATTGGTATGGCTGTAGATGCCAATGTGCTTATTTTTGAGAGGATCAGAGAAGAATTGCGACGGGGATTATCTCCGCGGGCAGCCATTGACGAGGGTTTTGGCCGGGCTACTTTGACCATTTTGGATGCCAATGTGACGACCATAATTGCGGCTATTATTTTATATCAATTCGGGACAGGCCCTATTCGTGGTTTTGCTGTTACCCTGACCTTGGGTATTTTGGCCTCAATGTTTACAGCAATTTTTGTCTCCCGGGTCATTTTTGACTTATGGTTGACCAGAAGAAAGGCGGGGACAGCATTAAGTATCTAG
- the mgtE gene encoding magnesium transporter: MKKQDQDLSPRAKGVDYQKVDWPSASFDNLHPADAADRLENLSLEEQLELIKGQSPEDAAASIVEMEKHDRTPLLSKLPPELAADILEEMSPDDAADILDELGDEVRSIILRRMNREDAALINDLLKFDPDTAGGVMNTEILVLDQDLTVDQAIKLIRSGVEEIEVPYYAYVVDEYRHLKGVLSLRDLLLSPPGKKLKELLHEQHLIYVPYNEDKEEVARLLSRYNLLAIPVVDHDQRILGIVTVDDVIDIIQEEASEDMQTMVGAGSDETVDSPWQYSVKKRIPWLIINLFNSAISAWVVHLFEGTISQMAMLAVLMPVVANQAGNTGQQSLAVMIRQLALEPFERRKVWKAVLREARIGLVNGSVIAFLIFLAIVILTKNVSLAMVMAMALFLDMFLGAIAGASIPLLLKEIGRDPAQASSIFLTTLTDSAGFFTFLGLAALLLK, from the coding sequence ATGAAGAAGCAGGACCAGGACTTATCTCCACGCGCTAAGGGCGTTGATTATCAAAAGGTAGATTGGCCATCGGCCAGCTTTGATAATCTCCACCCGGCAGATGCAGCCGACCGTCTGGAGAATCTTTCTCTGGAGGAGCAGCTTGAGTTGATCAAGGGGCAGTCTCCTGAAGATGCGGCGGCGTCTATCGTGGAGATGGAAAAGCATGATCGCACCCCGCTCTTGAGCAAGTTGCCTCCTGAGCTTGCCGCTGACATTCTGGAAGAGATGTCTCCTGATGACGCGGCCGATATCCTGGATGAACTGGGAGATGAAGTACGGTCGATCATTCTGAGAAGGATGAACCGCGAAGACGCGGCTCTGATTAATGATCTTTTAAAGTTTGATCCGGACACGGCCGGCGGTGTAATGAACACCGAGATCCTTGTTCTGGATCAAGATCTGACTGTTGACCAGGCTATTAAACTTATTCGTTCGGGCGTAGAAGAGATTGAAGTCCCATATTATGCCTATGTGGTTGATGAATACAGGCATTTAAAGGGAGTTCTGTCCTTGCGGGACTTGCTGCTTAGTCCTCCGGGAAAGAAACTCAAAGAGCTGTTACATGAGCAACACCTTATTTATGTTCCTTATAATGAAGATAAGGAAGAAGTAGCCAGGCTCTTGAGTCGCTATAACTTGCTGGCTATTCCAGTCGTGGACCATGATCAACGCATACTCGGTATTGTCACTGTCGATGATGTTATTGATATCATTCAAGAAGAAGCCAGTGAAGATATGCAAACCATGGTCGGTGCCGGCTCGGATGAAACTGTTGATTCTCCCTGGCAATACTCGGTTAAAAAGAGAATCCCCTGGTTGATAATAAACCTCTTTAACTCTGCAATCTCCGCCTGGGTTGTTCACCTGTTCGAAGGAACTATTTCTCAGATGGCCATGTTGGCTGTGCTTATGCCCGTAGTGGCAAATCAGGCTGGAAATACCGGTCAGCAATCCCTTGCAGTCATGATCAGGCAACTTGCCCTGGAGCCTTTTGAACGCCGTAAAGTTTGGAAGGCTGTTTTGAGAGAAGCACGTATTGGTCTGGTCAATGGGTCGGTTATTGCTTTTCTTATATTTTTGGCTATTGTAATTTTGACTAAGAATGTCAGTTTAGCCATGGTTATGGCCATGGCCCTTTTTCTGGATATGTTTTTGGGTGCAATAGCCGGAGCCTCGATACCATTGTTGCTTAAAGAAATTGGTCGTGACCCGGCTCAGGCCTCTAGTATCTTTCTAACAACCTTGACTGACAGTGCTGGGTTTTTTACTTTTTTAGGACTGGCAGCGTTGCTTTTAAAGTAA
- the secF gene encoding protein translocase subunit SecF, which translates to MGLQIIRPDTDIDFIGLRKWAFLLSGLLILVGVLSLIVKGGPKYGIDFAGGVIVQVKFDQSVDVKELKQALKEASLPSLVVQRFGDKEDNEYLLRTSADKFSPEKIRSLVEENLKKNLPGKKFEIQRLEMVGPKVGADLRSKALEALFYAVLLIAIYISGRFEQRWMTAGVMAAGLALGVYVLKLLTMPMSVLIVAAMLITLGLCWYLKLNYALGAVLALIHDVFITVGIFSLLDKEFDLTIVAALLTIVGYSLNDTIIVFDRIRENLRAKISPSLARTINVSINQTLSRTILTSGTTLIVVVCLFLFGGGVIHDFAFALLVGVLVGTYSSIYVASPILLGFKPKVEEEA; encoded by the coding sequence ATGGGTTTACAAATTATTAGACCGGATACAGATATCGATTTTATAGGCCTGCGTAAATGGGCCTTTTTATTATCTGGACTGCTTATCCTGGTCGGGGTCTTATCCTTGATCGTTAAAGGCGGGCCCAAATACGGGATAGATTTTGCCGGCGGGGTAATAGTTCAGGTCAAGTTTGATCAGAGTGTTGATGTCAAAGAATTAAAACAGGCATTAAAAGAGGCCAGCCTTCCGAGCTTGGTGGTCCAACGTTTCGGGGATAAAGAAGACAATGAATATCTTTTGCGAACCTCAGCCGACAAATTTTCTCCAGAAAAAATCAGGTCTTTGGTAGAGGAAAATTTAAAAAAGAATTTACCCGGCAAAAAATTTGAAATCCAAAGGCTTGAAATGGTTGGTCCCAAAGTAGGGGCAGATCTCAGGTCCAAAGCCTTGGAAGCATTATTTTATGCAGTGTTGTTGATAGCTATTTATATTTCGGGGCGTTTTGAGCAACGCTGGATGACTGCCGGTGTAATGGCTGCTGGATTAGCATTGGGTGTGTATGTGTTAAAGCTTTTGACCATGCCCATGAGTGTGTTGATTGTAGCTGCTATGCTTATAACTTTGGGCCTGTGTTGGTACTTAAAGTTAAATTATGCACTTGGCGCGGTTTTGGCCTTGATTCATGATGTTTTTATTACGGTGGGCATATTTTCTTTACTGGATAAAGAGTTTGATTTAACAATCGTTGCTGCTCTTTTGACAATCGTCGGTTATTCTTTAAACGATACAATTATTGTTTTTGACCGGATACGGGAAAATTTGCGGGCAAAAATATCTCCTTCGCTGGCCAGAACTATTAATGTAAGCATTAATCAGACCTTGAGTAGAACCATACTTACCTCCGGAACAACATTAATTGTTGTAGTCTGCTTGTTTTTATTTGGAGGTGGAGTGATACATGACTTTGCCTTCGCTCTTTTAGTTGGAGTGTTGGTCGGAACATATTCATCTATTTATGTGGCCAGCCCGATATTATTGGGATTTAAACCCAAAGTTGAAGAAGAGGCATAA
- the nadA gene encoding quinolinate synthase NadA, whose translation MNQIEQIKKNLGPDLAILGHHYQNDNIIAYTDIKGDSLELARKIPELKAKYIVFCGVHFMAESAAILAQENQMVFLPALDARCVMADTAPASLVEKILISLNQEGKKIIPLAYVNSSAEVKAICGKYDGSVCTSANAPKMLAWALNQGDGVLFLPDKNLGQNMAKILGLSPGEIVTVDIRSQGKHINFGKIKDKKLFLWPGVCAIHFRFKAEQLNHIRKTDPKAKIIVHPECDPDVVAIADASGSTSFIIKYVREAEPGTRIYVGTEDNLVHRLANEYRGQKEVLPITPSLCSNMAKITEQNLLHTLKNMKPENKITVSEDIAVLARKALEKMLEVCS comes from the coding sequence ATGAACCAAATTGAACAAATTAAAAAAAATTTAGGACCGGACCTGGCCATATTAGGACATCACTACCAAAACGATAATATTATTGCGTACACTGACATTAAAGGAGATTCTCTGGAACTAGCCCGCAAGATTCCAGAACTTAAAGCAAAATATATTGTTTTCTGCGGTGTACATTTTATGGCAGAATCAGCAGCCATCCTGGCCCAAGAAAATCAAATGGTTTTCCTACCGGCTTTGGATGCCCGCTGTGTCATGGCTGATACTGCCCCCGCCAGCCTGGTAGAAAAAATCCTGATTAGCTTAAACCAGGAAGGGAAAAAAATAATACCTTTGGCCTATGTCAATTCTTCTGCCGAAGTGAAGGCGATTTGCGGAAAGTACGATGGCTCAGTATGCACCTCGGCCAATGCCCCAAAAATGCTCGCCTGGGCATTAAATCAAGGGGATGGGGTGCTTTTTTTGCCGGATAAAAACCTGGGCCAAAACATGGCCAAAATCCTGGGTCTTTCTCCCGGTGAAATTGTCACCGTGGATATCCGCAGCCAGGGTAAGCATATAAACTTTGGAAAGATTAAAGACAAAAAACTCTTTTTGTGGCCTGGTGTATGCGCCATACACTTTCGCTTTAAAGCTGAGCAGCTTAACCACATAAGGAAAACCGACCCCAAGGCCAAAATAATAGTCCACCCGGAATGCGATCCGGATGTTGTTGCCATTGCTGATGCCAGCGGCTCCACTTCATTCATTATCAAATACGTCCGGGAGGCAGAACCCGGGACACGAATCTATGTAGGCACTGAGGACAACCTGGTCCACAGACTGGCTAACGAATATCGGGGACAAAAAGAAGTTTTGCCAATTACTCCCAGTTTATGTAGCAACATGGCTAAAATTACCGAACAAAATCTCCTACATACCTTAAAGAACATGAAACCAGAAAATAAAATTACAGTTTCGGAAGATATAGCCGTTCTGGCTCGCAAAGCTTTAGAAAAAATGCTCGAGGTTTGTAGTTAA
- a CDS encoding CDP-alcohol phosphatidyltransferase family protein, whose translation MDWKNCSLAKTYYEWMDSLVLPWLEKNGFTPNRVTVSGLIFSLIVPLGFYAHPFWGLLLLLLSGMADSLDGFLARENGNQTKIGALWDSAFDRVSDVFYLMGFWVLFWQQGKWLAQASMAMFIAILLCVLVSYIKARAECLGVKCDVGIMDRTSRVVYQLGWAFLLLILPGAREGLLWIGLVLFIALCFLTVVQRAAEVYNKLK comes from the coding sequence ATGGACTGGAAAAATTGTTCATTAGCTAAAACCTATTATGAGTGGATGGATAGTCTGGTTCTTCCCTGGCTGGAAAAAAATGGTTTTACTCCAAATAGGGTTACAGTCTCAGGACTAATTTTTTCTCTTATTGTTCCCCTTGGTTTCTATGCCCATCCTTTTTGGGGCTTATTGCTTTTGCTTTTATCTGGCATGGCCGATAGTCTGGATGGCTTTCTGGCCCGCGAAAATGGCAACCAAACCAAAATCGGTGCGTTGTGGGACTCTGCTTTTGATCGGGTAAGTGATGTCTTTTATTTGATGGGCTTCTGGGTCCTTTTCTGGCAACAAGGAAAATGGTTAGCCCAGGCAAGCATGGCCATGTTTATTGCTATTCTTCTTTGTGTTTTAGTAAGCTATATAAAGGCAAGAGCCGAATGCCTGGGGGTAAAATGTGATGTCGGAATCATGGATAGGACCAGTAGAGTAGTGTATCAGCTTGGTTGGGCATTTTTATTACTTATTCTGCCTGGCGCCAGAGAAGGTTTACTCTGGATTGGCTTGGTTTTGTTCATTGCCCTGTGTTTTTTGACTGTTGTTCAACGTGCAGCAGAAGTTTATAACAAATTAAAATAA
- a CDS encoding pseudouridine synthase has product MPDALPRLGGALFFMRIKIFPENSGKRLDALIAEFLHIGLRQARKLIKVGRVLVDGSQRPKGYKLLPGQEIIIKEKPLKDDKINYKTKIEVVSSATHLAALNKPPFMHSDTGRERFSVRGLLPSIFPQSEACLLNRLDYLTSGILMVALTEKGRNIYKQAQEEGKVDKFYLALVRGKLVEPVVVKKAIDAAKRKKVKVLARESESFLRFTWIYPLNYFSTKNQTLVRVRILKGQRHQIRAHLSFLGHPIVGDPLYGHAVDSEARMYLHHYKISMPGFQASKWPEWCGVELEDILPEEEG; this is encoded by the coding sequence GTGCCCGATGCTTTGCCCCGCCTTGGCGGGGCTTTATTTTTTATGCGTATAAAAATTTTCCCTGAAAATTCTGGTAAGCGTCTTGATGCATTAATAGCAGAATTTTTGCATATAGGCCTGCGCCAGGCCAGGAAACTTATTAAAGTTGGCAGGGTGCTTGTTGATGGCTCACAAAGACCAAAAGGATATAAGTTGTTGCCGGGCCAGGAAATAATAATCAAGGAAAAGCCACTTAAAGATGATAAAATTAATTATAAAACAAAAATCGAAGTTGTATCCTCAGCTACCCATCTGGCGGCCCTGAACAAGCCCCCGTTTATGCATTCGGACACAGGCAGGGAAAGGTTTAGTGTCCGGGGTTTGCTTCCTTCCATTTTTCCTCAAAGTGAAGCCTGCCTCTTAAATCGTCTGGATTATTTGACCAGTGGAATTTTGATGGTCGCCTTAACCGAAAAGGGCCGTAATATCTATAAGCAGGCCCAGGAAGAGGGCAAAGTGGATAAATTTTATCTGGCTCTGGTCCGGGGGAAATTAGTAGAGCCTGTTGTAGTCAAAAAGGCTATTGACGCGGCTAAAAGAAAAAAAGTTAAGGTTTTAGCCAGGGAGTCAGAAAGTTTTTTACGATTTACCTGGATTTATCCATTGAATTATTTTTCAACAAAAAATCAGACCTTGGTTAGAGTCAGGATACTTAAAGGTCAGAGGCATCAAATTCGGGCGCACTTAAGTTTCTTGGGCCACCCCATTGTTGGAGACCCATTGTACGGACACGCGGTCGACTCCGAAGCCAGAATGTACTTGCACCATTATAAAATCAGCATGCCTGGCTTCCAGGCCTCTAAATGGCCTGAGTGGTGTGGAGTGGAATTAGAGGATATTTTACCCGAAGAAGAGGGTTGA
- the nadC gene encoding carboxylating nicotinate-nucleotide diphosphorylase → MEIFNSFFKGEALSFLRKIIALSLEEDGEDLTSKNLFGADNHLTAKIVAKQDTIVVGLPIIPLILDHIPGPAKYSFVVREGQFVPKGTIIATMHGLAYKLLKGERVILNFICHLSGIANLTHKFCQKIAGSGVTLLDTRKTLPGLRYPEKYAVLRGGGQNHRLNLSEMLMLKDNHIDQAGSILQAVQKLRQTLTPCPPIEVECRTLAEVKEAVQAEANRIMLDNMSEKEMKEALKLIPEHIESEISGGVTLDNISRIASLKPTYISTGAITLSAPAADFSMQIES, encoded by the coding sequence ATGGAGATATTTAATTCTTTTTTTAAGGGAGAAGCCCTTAGTTTTTTAAGAAAAATCATTGCTCTAAGCCTGGAGGAAGATGGAGAAGATCTAACATCCAAAAATTTGTTCGGAGCGGATAACCATTTAACAGCCAAAATAGTGGCCAAACAGGATACTATAGTAGTTGGCCTACCCATTATACCTTTAATTCTTGACCATATTCCAGGCCCTGCAAAATATTCTTTCGTCGTCCGAGAAGGTCAATTTGTGCCAAAAGGGACAATTATTGCCACCATGCATGGTTTGGCATATAAACTGTTAAAAGGAGAAAGAGTAATTTTAAACTTTATCTGTCACCTATCAGGAATAGCCAATTTAACCCATAAGTTTTGTCAAAAAATTGCTGGTAGCGGAGTGACCTTGCTGGATACCCGCAAAACTTTGCCAGGCTTGCGCTATCCAGAAAAATACGCAGTCCTGAGAGGAGGAGGTCAGAACCACCGCCTCAACCTGTCTGAAATGCTCATGCTCAAGGACAATCACATTGACCAGGCCGGCAGTATCCTTCAAGCCGTACAAAAACTAAGACAAACCCTTACCCCCTGCCCCCCGATAGAAGTAGAATGCCGCACACTAGCCGAGGTCAAAGAGGCAGTTCAGGCCGAGGCCAACAGGATAATGCTCGATAATATGTCAGAAAAAGAAATGAAGGAAGCCTTAAAACTTATTCCTGAACATATTGAATCGGAAATAAGCGGTGGAGTTACTTTGGATAATATTTCCAGAATAGCAAGCTTAAAACCAACTTATATTTCTACGGGGGCCATTACCCTTTCCGCACCGGCTGCAGACTTCAGTATGCAAATTGAGTCTTGA
- the yajC gene encoding preprotein translocase subunit YajC — translation MFFTQMAYAMGQAGGAQAGEGNPLTAFVPLLLMFAIFYFLLIRPQQKKAKEHQKLLANLKKGDYILTNGGIYGRIVGIDGEVLTIELADNVQIKVNRGYVAGLADSGQKDKPKSKEKK, via the coding sequence ATGTTTTTTACCCAGATGGCCTATGCCATGGGGCAGGCAGGAGGAGCTCAGGCAGGGGAAGGCAACCCATTAACAGCATTCGTGCCTTTGCTGTTGATGTTCGCCATTTTTTATTTTTTGCTAATCAGACCCCAGCAAAAAAAGGCCAAAGAACATCAAAAACTTTTGGCTAACCTGAAAAAAGGCGATTATATTTTGACCAATGGAGGTATTTACGGGCGTATCGTTGGCATTGATGGCGAAGTGTTGACCATTGAACTGGCAGACAATGTCCAGATTAAGGTCAACCGTGGCTATGTTGCCGGACTTGCAGATTCAGGTCAAAAAGATAAGCCAAAAAGCAAAGAAAAAAAGTAG